Within Dreissena polymorpha isolate Duluth1 chromosome 13, UMN_Dpol_1.0, whole genome shotgun sequence, the genomic segment AACTCTGATTGCGATTGTTTAATCAAGTGTTATTGACTTACTAACAAACAGTGTTTTCTCAAACCCTTATCACTCTAAGTCTCCTGCTGCCTAAGATAATTCACTGCTCTTTGATCAGATtactttttctgcatttttgatcCATTTACGTTTACAATTAATTCACATAAATAGAGTACCCTGGTTGTTGCCACATGATCGACTACTGGGTCAGTGTCTCCCTCTTCCAACTCCATGGCAGAGGCAGGGTTGTTTGCCAGCTGGTCCGAGTTCTGCAAAATGATCATGATATACTCATATTTACTTCCTTTATTTACTAAGGACTTATAGAAAAGCAAGAATTGAAATTACCATAACACAGATGAAATATTTGTTATCAAGGACACGTTTTTAACAGTAACTCTTATTGCTGTTGCTTCGCGATTGTATAAtcaattgtgtcttactgactagACAGTGTTTTCTCAAGCCCTTTTCAATTTAAGTATGCTGCCTAAGATAGTTCACTGCTCTTTGATCGgataactttttctgcatttttggatatatttatgtttacaattagtTCACATAAATAGAGTACCCTAGTTGTCGCCACATGATCGACTACTGGGTCAGTGTCTCCCCCTTCCAACTCCATGGCAGAGGCAGGGGTGTTTGCCAGCTGGTCCGAGTTCTGCAAAATGATCATGATATACTCATATTTACTTCCTTTATGTTTTTGTATTCTCATTTTCTCTACCGTAAATGACAGCTGCAATCTCATTACTCCTGTGATTATTCACTCATGTTATCCTAGTATTTTAATGTTGAAGATGGAATATCATGTGAATGGATCTCAAATGAGAAAGGACTTATAGAAAAGCAAGAATTGAAATTACCATAATACCCATAAAAGATTTGAAAGCAATGGCACACTTTTAACAGTAACTCTGATTCCTTTTGCTTCGCGATTGTATAAtcaattgtgtcttactgactagACAGTGTTTTCTCAAGCCATTTTCAATCTAAGTCTCCTGCTGCCTAAGACAGTTCACTGCTCTTTGATCAgataactttttctgcatttttggatatatttatgtttacaattagtTCACATAAATAGAGTACCCTAGTTGTCGCCACATGATCGACTACTGGGTCAGTGTCTCCCCCTTCCAACTCCATGGCAGAGGCAGGGGTGTTTGCCAGCTGGTCCGAGTTCTGCAAAATGATCATGATATACTCATATTTACTTCCTTTATGTTTTTGTATTCTCATTTTCTCTACCGTAAATGACAGCTGCAATCTCATTACTCCTGTGATTTTCACTTATGTTTTCCTAATATTTTAATGTTGGAGATGAAATATCATGTGAATGGGAAATCAGATCAGAAAGGAATTATAGAAAAGCAACAACAGAAATTATCCTTACTTTGAGTAAAGATTTGTTAGCAAGGGCACGTTTTTAACAGTGACTCTTATTGCTTTTGCTAAGAGATTGTATAATCAAGTGTTTCTTACTGACTAGACAGTGTTTCCTCAAACCCTTTCCATTCTGAGTCCTTTGCCTAAGATATTCCACTGCTCTTTCATCGgataactttttctgcatttttaaaacatatttatttttataattaattcacATCAATATAGTAAGGTGGCTGTTACCTCATGTTCGACTGATGGGCTACTTGCTATCTCTTCTAGATGACCTCCAATGAATTCTAGAAAAGTAAGTtaacaatttgaataaataaatatgctttaaaagtATTTGCAGCAATTAATTTAGTCATTCATGTGTCCAAACATATTATTTCTATGGCTTTTCAAACAAGGcatgcaaacaagggctgtttgtaaaacacgcatgccccttgaatgggctgtcagttatagtggcagccattgtgtgaatatgttagaAACTATTTTAATGCttcaggtcaatgtgaccttgacctagtgacctgaaaatcaataggggttatctgccaatcatgatcaatgtacctatgaagttacatgatccttggcctaagcattctggagttatcatccggaaacaattttactgtttctagtcaatgtgtccttgacctttgaagaagtgacctgaaaatcaataggggacatgtgccagtcataatcattgtaccaataatgtatcatgatcctaggtttaCGCGTtattgagttaacatccggaaaccatttggtggacggaccgaccgacggacctaCATGTGCAAAACAGTATAACCCCTGGGGGCATCCAAAGTGcaatataaattcatttacatatacatgtatacatgttcacACTGTACATGCAAACCAGCAGATTCTGTAGTGTATGAGTTCGAATTCCACAGGGACAGTATTggaattttgtgtgtgtgtttcatttCTTTGACttaacaattttatcaattatCATAAGTGCATAGCATAACACTTAAGTTAATTTTAGTCTTGACTCTTGATGATTTACATTCTACTTCATTTTTAGTTAAAATGCCCTGGggatttttttaatacttattaaaacacCTATCTTAcaggattattattataatggggtatcattttaaataaatcattaagtaaattaaataccctttaatagttttatttatttctgacAATTAGATCCCCTATTTGCCATTGACATGCTCCTTTACTCAGGACTTACCAACAGACAAACCCAGAGAGATCATAAGAATACACAGCaaagtacaaaataaaataaaaaatataatcatattgcaatgatttgtttcttatttgtaaAGCCATTTTCTATCATTTTCCttattgaacaattttttttccataatCCAGTAAAAAAAGCAATGGAAAGTAATTCACTTAAGAAAgcataaaaaaaacttttctggATAAAAAACACTGGTAAGTTATAATAACGGTTTGCttttttttggttttaaatcaaaacatataaaacatatataacattttggtggaaaagtgataaatgataaaatggtggaaaagtgataaatgataaaatatatacagtgtttctttttgttggaaataaaattatttacccCCTTCAGAAAGCAGTCTTCTGGCTATTCGTCTCCGTTCTTCTAGTAGTTGTGTTTTGCTGAGCACAAACTCTAGGGATTGATTCTGCAGGTAGCATTCTGCTTACTAAAGTtgttaatatcattatatttactGAGATGTAGCATTGggcagaaaaaaacacaactgtttCAACCAATTAAGCGGGTTTGAAAACTAATTTACCAAGGCAATCCAAGTAATACTTAGGAACGCacaaacattttatgaacatacatattaattacaAGTTTCATGTAGTTACATACAATAGTTACTGAGCAACAGCTATGGAAAgcaaaaaaaagttatgaaattccttactttcaatcaatgaagaggataactatggctttaccaagttgatgcagattcctaacgttcaatcaatgaagaggataactatggctttaccaagttgatgcagattccttactttcaatcaatgaagaggataactatggctttaccaagtggatgcagattccttactttcaatcaatgaagaggataactatggctttaccaagttgatgcagattcctaacgttcaatcaatgaagaggataactatggctttaccaagttgatgcagattccttactttcaatcaatgaagaggataactatggctttaccaagtggatgcagattccttactttcaatcaatgaagaggataactatggctttaccaagttgatgcagattcctaacgttcaatcaatgaagaggataactatggctttaccaagttgatgcagattccttactttcaatcaatgaagaggataactatggcttaccaagttgatgcagataAATTTTATGCGTGTACCAATGCAAcatgataatagaaaataatttttaaggtTCATTACAAGAAAAAGTTAAGAAACAGCTGTGGACAGAAAAGTGTCACAGAtggacaaaaagacaaacaacgcttaaagaaaaaaaatcattgggaagtacaaataacagattcCATTACCTTTAAAACGTAGACACCGCAAGATATTGAATCTGACTGTTTTGCATGACGTGGGCAGAGTATGTTCCAATGTATTGGTCCGCCCATATCAATGCTGGATAAGCGCCGAATGTGCACAAATTTACTGTTCaaaagcaaaaagtaaaaaaacaacatcatcaaatcaccataaatgatacattatgagtacaaatattatttgctaaattttTGGAATGAATAAGGAATGAAATTCCCTAGCTGGTAATGGAGACATATTTTTTGCGCTGTCCAGAGTGATGTCAGGATGTCTGGTTAGATGTTCCTTGAATCTTGTCAGCACTTATTctcataaaacacttaaaggatTAAAAAGAAACTTAGAAGGAGTGTTCATTACAAAGCCTTGGTTTGCATATTGGCAGATTTGTCAATTAAGTCAAGTTCACAaggttaaaaacataattaccttGCCAGTGCTTCTTTGCATAAATCAATGAAGGATTTTAATGTTACTTGGTCAGATTTTTAAATAGCTAGCTTGGTTCGGCATACTGTGAGGATTTTTATTTGGGTCAAGGTTAGAAGGTTAAAACATGGATTTCTTGTACTTcaaacaagagcaaacaaaaGCATAAAGTAAAGAAATGTTTCCCTTGTCCACGCCTCTTCTCGTAAACAAACCAATGCAGGaatattaatgaaacttgctAAGTGCTAGTACTAAGCCTAAATGTAAATTATCAGGATTTTTAGTTAGGTTAATGTCAGGGTCACATGGttaaacaagaaaagtgtttttAGAAACACTacgtcccctattgcgccgctttgaagctatatatttgacctttgaccttaaaggatgaccttgacctttcaccactcaaaatgtgcatctccatgagatacacatgcatgcatgcaaaatatcaagctgctatcttcaatattgcaaaagttatggcaaattttaaagtttgacgcaaacatacactcaaaccaacaaacaaacctacAGACAGATAGACCTACAGACAGGgaagaaacaatatgtcccccactatagtggtgggggacataaaaaagttctTGGTAGCAATTATTCCCATAAACCACTGAAAGGTGTCAATCAAACTTAGAAGGAATTACGCTAATGCTACATATTGTCAGGAAGTCTAATTTCGGTAACGGACATGACACCAAAACCTCCACAATCTGATCAGTgtaaactttttatataaatgatgattatttgcaagttaaatatttacatagcaTTTTACAGTCTGTGATATTTTCTAATTTAGTATATGAAGTTAAATGTATCTAatctgtttaattaaataatgtacacatttacATCCATTGTTGCAGGATCTGTTGCTGGGAAACATTCTGCTCCCCCATCGGATTTATGTACAATACTTTGTTGTCTTTCGGTTGCACAACCTGAAGAAAATAAAAGAGGCCCCCAGAGGGCCTTGGGGTGCTAACCTGAATAATATGCGATCTTAATAATTAGTCCCACTGGCAGGATTCTTGAAAATTTAACCTATTTagaagaattttaaagtttttttttctatgtacatatataaaaataatttgactGCTCCAGGTTGGGGATTtttttttgaacaagaaaaataaatttaGCAATCAAGATGAAAATACTATAAATTGTTCATGCCAAAAACCTATTATCTATGCCTTATGTTTTCAGAGaaggtttttttaagtttttactaaCTACATACTTTCTTGTATGAACACAATGGCCCAGCAGGACAGGGCAAATTTTAACCTGTGTGCctaaatttgaacaatattggcAGATGTCCACTTGGCAATTTTGTATGCACAATATTTATCCTATATGCCTTGTGGTTTAAGAGAAGACTATTTGTGAAGTTtttttagtatatacatgtagGGAAAACATATTGGGCCCCAGGGTGGGCCTAACTTTTGGCCCCAAGCCTGTAATCTCAACAATCTTTGTAGAAGCCCACTATACGAATGCCAAAAATGTAAGCTCTATGCCATGTGTTTTGAGTGAAGATTTTTGAAGGGTTTACTGTTCACATAGAGGAAAAACATATTCATCACAGGACAGGGCAAATTTTGGCCCCAGCTCTGTTATGGAACCAATTTTTGTAGAGGCCCAGTAGACAATGTTTCATGCCATTTATACATGTATCCAAGTAAAAAATTGGACAACCGTGATACTTCGCAAGTAAATTGAGAATCATTTTCACTTACTATAAGAGACCAGTGGAATCCACCCTCATTGACTGCTCCAACCAGATGATCATACTCCAGTATCTGCACCTTTGCATAGAAAATAGTACACTTAAGACAAGAGCAACGCTCGGCGGCAGGTTCAgtcttgaataaatgaaagcttgtcagaattatttttaaatcacaaagaccttgacctttgacctagtgaccttaaaattgagtgtggtgtgtagaacacatcaaagtgcatctacatataaagtttcaaagttgtaagtgaagcactttcattttagagccaaagtaaaggttttagcacgacacagaTGTCGGACagcacgagctggctatgacaatacctcgagttttctctgaaaacagccgaactTATAATACTCAATCAAGTTATTCTTGAAAATAACAATATAGACTTCTTTTAATCAAtgctttatatacttttattcattGAGACCATCAAACAATTCCTAATAAATTCCAAGTAAATGCACAGATTTAACATGAACCTTCATGCAGttatgaccatatttcataatatttaaaaatatttcaatgctTAAAAGTTTTTACATGTTCCAGCAACTGTCACAAAATCTCAGCCCTTTAatttcaggtgagctaaaatatggTTTCCATCATATTGGTCAATGCAAAGGGTTATTTCTTAATAACGTTAATGTGctgtcattttaatgtaaatgtttaaatgttcacgGAAATGCCTCAAAGTTAAGGTATTAAGATTTTATTATTGAACATGCTACATACCTCGCTTAAATACCTGTGTTTATCAGGGTCTTGTGCCAAAAATATGGCAGTCCATACTGTACTTGCTACATGGAGAACACTGCCATCCAAAGGCAAACACAGCAGATGTAAAAATGCATCTATTATCTAAAATTAAGTATTTAAGACATGCcataattaaacaatcattttaacacatGAAGTCAGAACAACCAGATATACTGTTATCATGACAACAAAGTTTGTGTGTTCATTGAAATGTTTTCCATTTATGTGTTggcattgtatatttgtttatatgtttttaattaattggttattaaaatatattcaataaactcAAGCCAAGCCATCAATTTTTCTGTTCAAGTTAGAAACAAGTACACATCAgtgaataatgaaataataataagaacaCCATGAACAATTTAGAAGCAAGACATGGATTAAATAATCATTGGTACAACTATCTGTgtaaacaacaaactataaaacaCCATTTACTCTACATTATTAGAAGGAGACTATTATACATCCCTGgaaacatgtaaataattatttcaagataaatgaGATTTTCAAGTCTGCTTGCAAATTTTTAGCAAAGGAAAATTGACAGACAATACTTCAGTATGTTTTTTGGTAAACGTACAGCTTAATTAAATTTTTTTCACATAGTCAGTATAGTGAATCGATATGCATGACAATGTTCTGTGCAAGTGAATTTCATATAAACTTAGCCTAAGTCTTAAGCATGATTACTGTGTTCTAGAGCTTTACATTTGTTGGTCATGTTGATGTAATGTTTTAAATCTATAGCCAGTGGCCAAGGTTAACGATTCCGACAACACttatttgcatgtacatgtaacccTTTTGGCTTAATCATCGTGAACTCACTTTTGAAGCGAGTCAACAGCATCTTGAAACCCATAGAGAAAGTGTAAACAATAAGCTAGGTGCggtatttaaagcgggtatatacgatcttgtcaaatatttattaattaatataaaatgtgtaaaaaacttattatacatatatttcaatataaactaaaataaaagttaagaagaacatgtgtcgaaaatgctgaataagccagatatttaattctgaaatcgaaaaaggctgtacatccgaattcgccagcatgtatatcatgcatgtacgatgtgaatctaaatttagtttaacggttcatttgaaattcctgcagcgatatcgattcatacgacacacgaacacttactaaaaagacgaatgcatcggttattgtacgaaaataattacgaattatcttcgtcacaatcggctcggggcgctaatttgtatttgctgtattttgtgaaattcgtcttaaatgtatcatttttcttgcatattgtgtgttattataacatatttgtatcaatattttacaattcagcacatataaaaatcgtatatacccgctttaacaggCACAAAAATTCGATTCGAAATATTAAAACACCTGTAGACTGGGGTGACCCACGTCTTGCCAAAATAAGGGCACCATATAACACACTATGCATCTGCGGAAGTGCAGGTCAACAGAACAGGAACTTCAAAATGCTGGAGGGGTGTAAACAATAAGCAAGGTGCAGCATTTAACAGGCACATATCTTCGAATACCAAAATGACCATTAAAAAACACTGGAATCGCACTGTTAAAATACCTGTAGACTTCGGTGACCCACGTCTTGCCAAAAAAACAAAACGTTCGCACGTTTTGATTTCTTCCTCTCTGATGTAATTGTCGGCGTCAATAAAAGAGGGAAATTTTAACACCGCCATTTTTAACAACAGACTAAGTTATCTCCCTTCGTGGGCGGAGTTAACACCGCACTACTTTTGAGAATACTCTTTGGCTGTTAATTTATTTGGAATACAGCGTTACCGCTTTGTTTGTATAG encodes:
- the LOC127855274 gene encoding uncharacterized protein LOC127855274 isoform X3, which produces MGEQNVSQQQILQQWIKFVHIRRLSSIDMGGPIHWNILCPRHAKQSDSISCGVYVLKNQSLEFVLSKTQLLEERRRIARRLLSEGEFIGGHLEEIASSPSVEHENSDQLANTPASAMELEGGDTDPVVDHVATTRNSDQLANNPASAMELEEGDTDPVVDHVATTRESRYPARASTSKVCGRHYLLTYQRGMYLALPSHQNMHLFAESPLFIINLRVRETHCLCNMPDDGREYWQCEGCFKWFHPECVGESVEPEKYKCASCSHK
- the LOC127855274 gene encoding uncharacterized protein LOC127855274 isoform X1, with product MGEQNVSQQQILQQWIKFVHIRRLSSIDMGGPIHWNILCPRHAKQSDSISCGVYVLKNQSLEFVLSKTQLLEERRRIARRLLSEGEFIGGHLEEIASSPSVEHENSDQLANTPASAMELEGGDTDPVVDHVATTRNSDQLANTPASAMELEGGDTDPVVDHVATTRNSDQLANNPASAMELEEGDTDPVVDHVATTRESRYPARASTSKVCGRHYLLTYQRGMYLALPSHQNMHLFAESPLFIINLRVRETHCLCNMPDDGREYWQCEGCFKWFHPECVGESVEPEKYKCASCSHK
- the LOC127855274 gene encoding uncharacterized protein LOC127855274 isoform X7, coding for MGEQNVSQQQILQQWIKFVHIRRLSSIDMGGPIHWNILCPRHAKQSDSISCGVYVLKNQSLEFVLSKTQLLEERRRIARRLLSEGEFIGGHLEEIASSPSVEHENSDQLANTPASAMELEGGDTDPVVDHVATTRNSDQLANTPASAMELEGGDTDPVVDHVATTRNSDQLANNPASAMELEEGDTDPVVDHVATTRESRYPARASTSKRVLAV
- the LOC127855274 gene encoding uncharacterized protein LOC127855274 isoform X2; the protein is MGEQNVSQQQILQQWIKFVHIRRLSSIDMGGPIHWNILCPRHAKQSDSISCGVYVLKNQSLEFVLSKTQLLEERRRIARRLLSEGEFIGGHLEEIASSPSVEHENSDQLANTPASAMELEGGDTDPVVDHVATTRNSDQLANTPASAMELEGGDTDPVVDHVATTRNSDQLANNPASAMELEEGDTDPVVDHVATTRESRYPARASTSKVCGRHYLLTYQRGMYLALPSHQNIEYWQCEGCFKWFHPECVGESVEPEKYKCASCSHK
- the LOC127855274 gene encoding uncharacterized protein LOC127855274 isoform X6 yields the protein MGEQNVSQQQILQQWIKFVHIRRLSSIDMGGPIHWNILCPRHAKQSDSISCGVYVLKNQSLEFVLSKTQLLEERRRIARRLLSEGEFIGGHLEEIASSPSVEHENSDQLANTPASAMELEGGDTDPVVDHVATTRNSDQLANTPASAMELEGGDTDPVVDHVATTRNSDQLANNPASAMELEEGDTDPVVDHVATTRESRYPARASTSKAPFRRESIIYY
- the LOC127855274 gene encoding uncharacterized protein LOC127855274 isoform X5, which codes for MGEQNVSQQQILQQWIKFVHIRRLSSIDMGGPIHWNILCPRHAKQSDSISCGVYVLKNQSLEFVLSKTQLLEERRRIARRLLSEGEFIGGHLEEIASSPSVEHENSDQLANTPASAMELEGGDTDPVVDHVATTRNSDQLANTPASAMELEGGDTDPVVDHVATTRESRYPARASTSKVCGRHYLLTYQRGMYLALPSHQNMHLFAESPLFIINLRVRETHCLCNMPDDGREYWQCEGCFKWFHPECVGESVEPEKYKCASCSHK